The Humulus lupulus chromosome 4, drHumLupu1.1, whole genome shotgun sequence genome has a window encoding:
- the LOC133831773 gene encoding ABC transporter E family member 2, protein MADRLTRIAIVSSDRCKPKKCRQECKKSCPVVKTGKLCIEVTPASKIAFISEELCIGCGICVKKCPFEAIQIINLPKDLDKDTTHRYGPNTFKLHRLPVPRPGQVLGLVGTNGIGKSTALKVLAGKLKPNLGRFTNPPDWQEILTYFRGSELQNYFTRILEDNLKAIIKPQYVDHIPKAVQGNVGQVLDQKDERDRKAELCKDLDLNQVIDRNVGDLSGGELQRFAIAVVAIQRAEIYMFDEPSSYLDVKQRLKAAQVIRSLLRPDSYVIVVEHDLSVLDYLSDFICCLYGKPGAYGVVTLPFSVREGINIFLAGFVPTENLRFRDESLTFKVAETPQESAEEIETYARYKYPTMTKTQGNFRLHVVEGEFTDSQIVVMLGENGTGKTTFIRMLAGLLKPDVIGGTDVEIPEFNVSYKPQKISPKFQSTVRHLLHQKIRDSYTHPQFMSDVMKPLLIEQLMDQEVVNLSGGELQRVALCLCLGKPADIYLIDEPSAYLDSEQRIVASKVIKRFILHAKKTAFVVEHDFIMATYLADRVIVYEGNPSIDCTANSPQSLLTGMNLFLSHLDITFRRDPTNFRPRINKLDSTKDREQKHAGSYYYLDD, encoded by the exons ATGGCGGATCGGTTGACGCGTATTGCCATAGTAAGCTCGGACAGGTGCAAACCCAAAAAGTGTCGCCAGGAGTGCAAGAAAAGTTGCCCCGTCGTTAAGACTG GAAAATTGTGTATTGAGGTTACACCTGCATCCAAAATTGCTTTCATATCTGAGGAGCTTTGCATTGGTTGCGGTATCTGTGTTAAG AAATGCCCATTTGAAGCAATTCAGATTATTAACTTGCCCAAGGATTTGGATAAAGATACAACCCATCGTTATGGCCCCAATACATTTAAACTCCAcag GTTACCAGTTCCAAGGCCAGGCCAAGTTCTAGGCTTGGTTGGAACTAACGGCATTGGCAAGTCTACTGCACTTAAAGTTTTGGCTGGGAAACTGAAACCAAATTTGGGGCGTTTCACC AATCCTCCGGATTGGCAGGAAATCTTGACCTACTTTAGAGGTTCTGAGCTGCAAAATTACTTTACTCGTATACTGGAAGATAATTTGAAG GCTATTATAAAGCCTCAGTATGTTGATCACATTCCCAAAGCTGTTCAAGGTAACGTAGGTCAAGTGCTTGATCAAAAAGATGAGAGAGACAGGAAGGCCGAACTCTGCAAAGATCTTGACCTTAACCAGGTTATAGACCGTAATGTTGGAGATCTATCTGGTGGAGAGCTTCAGAGATTTGCTATTGCTGTTGTTGCCATTCAAAGGGCCGAGATATATATGTTTGACGAACCTTCCAGTTATCTTGATGTGAAACAAAGACTCAAAGCAGCTCAAGTAATCCGATCCTTGCTCAGGCCCGACag ctATGTAATTGTTGTTGAGCATGACCTGAGCGTCCTAGATTACTTGTCAGACTTTATATGCTGTCTTTACGGGAAACCTGGTGCATATGGAGTTGTTACTCTTCCATTCTCAGTCAGAGAAGGAATCAATATTTTCTTGGCTGGATTTGTGCCTACAGAAAATCTTCGGTTCCGAGATGAGTCTCTTACATTCAAG GTTGCTGAGACTCCACAGGAGAGTGCTGAGGAAATCGAAACATATGCACGATACAAATACCCAACTATGACTAAAACTCAGGGCAATTTCAGACTTCATGTAGTTGAGGGTGAATTTACTGATTCTCAGATTGTTGTGATGTTGGGTGAGAATGGTACAGGGAAGACAACATTTATTCGTATGCTG GCTGGTCTGTTGAAGCCTGATGTTATTGGGGGTACTGATGTGGAGATACCTGAGTTTAATGTTTCTTACAAGCCCCAGAAAATCAGTCCGAAGTTTCAGTCTACTGTCAGGCACCTGCTACACCAAAAAATACGTGATTCATACACTCATCCCCAATTTATGTCGGATGTGATGAAGCCTCTTCTTATAGAACAGTTGATGGATCAAGAAGTTGTAAATCTTTCTGGAGGAGAGCTACAGAGAGTTGCACTTTGTTTATGCCTTGGAAAG CCTGCTGACATTTATCTAATCGACGAACCTAGTGCTTATCTTGATTCTGAGCAGCGTATTGTTGCTTCAAAGGTCATAAAGAGGTTTATCCTCCATGCGAAGAAAACTGCTTTTGTGGTTGAGCATGATTTTATTATGGCAACTTATCTGGCAGATAGAGTTATTGTGTACGAGGGAAATCCATCAATTGACTGTACTGCTAATTCTCCCCAGTCATTGTTGACTGGGATGAATCTATTCTTATCT CATCTGGATATCACATTTAGACGAGACCCAACTAATTTCCGCCCAAGAATCAACAAACTGGACTCGACTAAAGATAGAGAGCAGAAGCATGCCGGGTCCTACTATTACTTGGATGATTAA
- the LOC133831772 gene encoding arabinosyltransferase XEG113: MAMEMELGWRSRLQDAKSKPLFLTIYATVIIGVLVSSFYVFSAVYSASSLSNSFSSLSTTPMAMAVDEAPNSSQPPLHHDALPTPPPDTPIMRQKPIWERPRTEKMPPLDHFRLTKELVRQRVQDNVIIVTFGNYAFMDFILTWAKHLSDLQVSNFLVGAMDTKLLEALYWKGVPVFDMGSHMSTIDVGWGSPTFHKMGREKVILIDSILPYGFELLMCDTDMVWLKNPLPYLARYPEADVLTSSDQVAPTVVDDSLDRWQQVGAAYNIGIFHWRPTDSSKKLAKEWKDMLLTDEKIWDQNGFNELVHKRLGPSVDEESGLVYAYDGELKLGILPASIFCSGHTYFVQAMYQQLRLEPYAVHTTFQYAGTDGKRHRLREAMVFYDPPEYFDAPGGFLSFKPSIPKSLLLDGEHTIESHFSLINYQMKQIRTALAIASLLNRTLVMPPLWCRLDRLWFPHPGVLEGSMTRQPFLCPLDHVFEINVMLKEMPEEFGPGIGIREYSFFDNPLLPKQVKDSWLDVQLCKEGSQGCALNHTSRPGVLRLPKRSNEETLKTALSSFKDVKVIQFSSMQDAFLGFTDKTREEKFRGRVKRYVGIWCCVAGHDPGHIYYDIYWDEKPGWKPIPPQRPEDDHPPT; the protein is encoded by the exons ATGGCAATGGAAATGGAATTGGGTTGGCGGAGCAGGCTACAGGATGCCAAGTCCAAGCCTCTCTTCCTCACCATCTACGCCACTGTCATCATAGGCGTTCTCGTCTCCTCTTTCTACGTCTTCTCCGCTGTCTACTCTGCTAGCTCTCTCTCTaactctttctcttctctttcaA ccacTCCTATGGCTATGGCTGTAGATGAAGCCCCCAATTCCTCTCAACCACCGTTACACCACGATGCACTGCCCACGCCTCCCCCTGACACTCCAATCATGCGCCAAAAACCTATTTGGGAACGTCCACGCACTGAAAAAATGCCCCCTTTGGACCATTTTCGGCTCACTAAGGAGCTTGTTCGGCAAAGGGTCCAAGATAATGTCATTATAGTCACATTTGGTAACTATGCTTTCATGGATTTCATTCTCACCTGGGCTAAGCACTTGTCAGATCTCCAAGTTTCTAACTTTCTTGTGG GTGCAATGGACACCAAATTGTTAGAGGCTTTGTATTGGAAAGGGGTTCCTGTGTTTGATATGGGCAGTCATATGAGCACTATAGATGTTGGATGGGGCTCACCCAcatttcacaaaatgggccgagaGAAAGTTATTCTTATTGATTCCATCCTTCCTTATGGTTTTGAGCTGCTGATGTGTGATACAGACATGGTTTGGTTAAAG AATCCACTTCCTTATCTTGCCCGGTATCCCGAAGCAGATGTCTTGACTTCCAGTGATCAAGTTGCACCGACGGTTGTTGATGACAGTCTGGACCGGTGGCAACAAG TTGGGGCTGCCTACAATATTGGAATTTTCCACTGGCGGCCAACAGATTCTTCGAAAAAACTGGCAAAGGAATGGAAAGATATGCTTCTAACCGATGAAAAGATTTGGGATCAGAATGGTTTTAATGAGCTTGTCCACAAGCGGTTAGGACCATCAGTTGATGAAGAAAGTGGCCTTGTGTATGCTTATGATGGAGAACTCAAGCTAGGAATTTTACCAGCAAGCATATTCTGTAGTGGACATACATATTTTGTCCAG GCTATGTATCAGCAACTCAGATTGGAGCCCTATGCTGTGCACACAACATTTCAGTATGCGGGCACAGATGGAAAGCGTCATAGACTACGTGAAGCCATGGTTTTCTATGATCCACCAGAATATTTCGACGCACCAG GAGGTTTCTTGTCATTTAAGCCATCTATTCCTAAAAGCTTATTGCTTGATGGGGAGCATACTATTGAATCACACTTTTCTCTTATAAATTATCAA ATGAAACAAATAAGGACAGCTCTCGCAATTGCGTCTCTTTTGAATCGCACACTG GTCATGCCTCCATTATGGTGCAGGCTGGATAGGCTTTGGTTTCCACACCCTGGAGTTTTGGAGGGCTCTATGACTAGACAGCCTTTTCTTTGCCCTCTGGACCATGTGTTTGAG ATAAATGTCATGCTCAAAGAAATGCCCGAGGAATTCGGTCCTGGGATAGGCATTAGAGAATATTCTTTCTTTGACAATCCATTACTGCCTAAACAG GTTAAAGATTCATGGCTTGATGTTCAACTTTGCAAAGAAGGAAGTCAAGGGTGTGCCTTAAACCACACAAGTCGACCGGGTGTACTCAGACTCCCAAAGCGCAGCAACGAAGAAACG CTCAAGACGGCATTATCATCATTCAAGGATGTCAAAGTTATTCAGTTTTCTTCTATGCAAGATGCCTTCCTTGGTTTTACAGACAAG ACAAGGGAAGAGAAATTCAGAGGACGTGTGAAGAGATATGTTGGAATATGGTGTTGTGTGGCGGGTCATGATCCAGGTCACATATACTATGACATTTATTGGGATGAAAAGCCTGGCTGGAAGCCAATTCCGCCCCAGAGACCCGAGGATGATCATCCACCTACCTGA